Part of the Numenius arquata chromosome 5, bNumArq3.hap1.1, whole genome shotgun sequence genome is shown below.
CAAGAGATGAGTTCTTGGATATTCCTAAATATTGCGTAATTTTAGGTATGTAAGTGTAGTGTGTGTGCAGGGGTGTATCTGCATATGGATGGACGCACATACATAGAAGCAACTAAGCAGTTGTAGTCAAAGCCAGTTGTAGAGAATTAAGCCCTGTAGAACAATTAATTGCAGCCCCTCACCTTTCCCATGAGGGTGTTTCTGGAGCCCTCCTGGTGGCATGTCTTGCTGGGGAGGAGACTACCACAGCCAAAATCCTCACCAGCAGCTTATGGGTGTGAGCTCTTGGGCTGGCTGAAGATGCCTGGCATCCGATCCCAGAGCATCCTGCTGTGGATTCATCCGTATGAAGAGGTGAGGATGGCACGGGGACCGAGGGTGCCCGGGGTAAGGCTGCTGTTGCAACTGGCCCCACTCGTGAGAGCGTGGCCAGGGTCTGGAGTTACCTGGAAATTTCCTTTGCCTGAAAATGAATGAGGCTAAAGCACAGCCCTCGGGTTGTTACTGGCTGATTTTTTTGCCATGTGGATAAAAGATGTAATGCCCACAGGTAATAGCTGTGAGAGAAATCCTGAAAAATTCACCCtaccttctccttccccacacGTCAGCTCCCAGTCCCTTGTTCTCCCTTGTCTTCAACCTTGAGCTTTTCCCTTGTAAGACGTTAGCTCACAccttgtgtcgtggtttcggctgaatttaccaaaaccggactgacagatggcccttcctccccttcccctccctaaaagaggagagaggaggagaaagagataaggagattcagaagtttagaatgaactaaactactttaatgaagaattaatattaaaataaaaataaagaagaaaataatgaaatagatacaatatatacaaaaccgtatcaagctcccaggatgacagtcacgtcaccggcaggcactggggcagtcccagactggactcagtgacgaatgggaactggattctagctctggagtcaagaacacatggatcgggatcaaaggcagatgaacacacagagtcctctctggatgtcggccatcgcaggaagagggttgaccctttgatccctcagcctttatactgagcatggggcagatgggatggaataccccagttggtcaggtttgggtcacctctcctgtccactcctccccaccgatgtgacccctctacgttttttccgtttccgaccctctaagggggcaaataaggaaattggctgcccttggttgttatagcagtaagtataagcaagggcctccctgcacaccatcccttggcatggagcacaaacattgggctgatcattctgagaacgagcagttttctccacaatatgccgttaatttcagagagttagaggagtcctagctgggatgtaaagttacagaacagaaaattggttcggttttacttcaaaccgggacaccttgGCCTCGGCAAAGAAAATCCTCAACATCACAGCTTTTTACCTAAATCTTTCTAGGGACGCTGTAGAGCCAGACATCCCCCAGCCTGCTCTGACCTgctgccccccacagccccctcagctcttgcatctctgtACTGGGGACCAGCAGCATCCCCGTCTGTCGCCCCTCCTCCATGCAGCATCCAGGTTGCAGAGCTCCCGTTGACCCCCAAATCCCCACGGTTTGGGTCCTGGTGCCCAGCCAGGGAGTTTGTGGTGGTGGAACCTGGTGAACTGTGATAAAACGGGAGGGCTGGCAAGCGTCTTGTGGCCTCTGAAGGGCGGAAAGCACTGGTCTGCACTGGAAAAGGATGTTTCCTCAGGGTTTGGTTTGTGTAAAACCCAGCAAAATCCTTGCTATTCGGCACATCTCAcccagaaagggatttttttctgctgtatttccaATGCAACCCGTGGCGCAGGCAGGCCTGCGGGGCGGCAGGGGCAGCCCGAGTCAGGGTTGCTGTTGTGTTTCCAAGTGACAGATTAGTGAGAGtttctggtttgctttctttttcctgttttcctttttggaagGGGAAAGCTGCGTTGCAGAAGCTTCAGAAAAGCTGTGCAATCTGAAAACAAGCTGACAAAGTCCCAGCGGTAACTGGAGTTACTGGGAaacctggagctggggctgccggtAAGGTCGGAGCTGCAGTACGGGCTTTGCGGTCGGTCAGCAGGACTTATAAATATCTAGCTGTGGTTATTGAGGGCTGTCTACACGTCCACCCCAGCTCCTCGGGGTTGTGCTGTTCCCAAAAGACACTTACAGGTTAAAAACACGCTCCCAGTTAAGGTGCTGGTGGTGTCACTTGTCCTCTCTGTGGCAGCTGCCCGGAGCTGGGTTTTGCCAGCCACGGCATCAGTGAGCTTTTGCTTGGGTTTCCTGTTTTTCCTGCACACGCTGCTGGATTTGTGCCAtctgaagcagcttttttttcagccctgaaaactcttttccctccctcccccccccccccccaccccccagccttCTCCAGGCAAATAAGGAACACATGTCCTTTtgttattcttatttattcttatttattattttttttttttgtgagaggaGATTTAGGACAGAGCGAGCTGCAGGGCAGCATGTTTTCTGCCCGTCTCAGTGTTTTCTGCCAGTCTCTGGCACGCTGTAAGTACCAAAGCAAATTCCTCCAGGTTGTCTGCGTCTCCCCTCATCGTTCTGTGACCAGCCTTGGCAACGTGGGGGTAAACCACCGCCTGCTTTTCCCAGAAACGCTGCACGGGTTGGAAATGTGCATCCAAACATCGGCAAAGCTGTTTTCTATCAAACCTCCTCTGCCTACATTTACTTTTTGGCAGGGTTTTTTGGCGTTGCAGTCATCGATGCCGTAGCCCACAAGGAGGAAACCTTTTAGCCCTGGCGCTGGCCGCTGCGGTGGCCACGGGGCCTCTCTGAGCCCCAAACTGGGGTGACCCCCCTGCAAATTGTACCATTGCTCTGAGAGCAGACGTGGTGCATAATGAGACTATTTACAAGCACTTATAAAATAATACCCACGATGCTAAAATACGTGTTGAGATCATTTTATTTCCTCCCAAGTTTGAAGCCTTAAGGATGCGCTTGGGTCAGTTTTGTAAACTTTTCTCAGTACCCAGTGAGGGCTGGGACCTTTTCTGATTTTTAGAGCAAAACTGAGAGGCTTGGGTAACATCTTATTCTACGACCACAGGCTTTAGCAGAATGCCAAATAACACAAGACTCTGAACAACAACACAAGACACAGCAATGCCAGCTATTAGTCCTCCCTTCTGCAACTCGCCCTGGGCTCTCTGTGAGCAAACATGCCCTGGGAGATGTCCCTCATCCTTCATCCTTTTTGCTCGTGGTATATCCAGTCACAGTCTGTCTTCCAAGTATTCATTCCCCCCATCATCAGCTGAGCATCCCGTAGCTCCTGGGAGCCAGGCGCCCTCCCTTGCTCAGCTCTGGGTGCCTTTTTCAATAGCAGGATCTGTTTGAGAACTCCCTTTAACACTGATGTGGCTATAGGTTAATACTCTTTGCTTGACATAAGCTTGGTATAGGTACTCTTGCAGTCCAGATTAGGCTAGATTAGGTCCAGatgatttatattatttttttttttgcaatggaaaGAGGTTCAGTTTACATGGAGAGAATTAACTGTCCTGATGTAGAGCCTCACGCAAGTGTGGTGGATGCTGCAAGTCGTCATGGGCTGCAGGTACCTGCAGCTGGGGCTGAAACTCCCCTGGTGCTACCTCCCTGAGCTGCGCTGAGGCTGAGCTGCCTGCTCACAACACAGGATTCAGGAGGATTTTCAAAAATGACAAATATGTAGAAGCACTGAAACAACGGGAGTGAGAGGGACCCGAACCTGGCTGCAGTTCAGCACAGGAGAAATACTGGCATCAGTGATGGCTGTTTCGGGTATTTTAACAATACAAAGTTCTCCATCATGATAAGGCAAAGAGTCCCCAGCAGCAACAACACAAACAGCAAaccttggttgttttttttcttcattaaaatgtcCTTCTAGGTCAGATCCTGGCATCTGTTGCACACAAGTGTAATTCATGACGTGTTTGGAGACCTAACGCAATCTTCACTCAAGCTATGAGAAGCACCTACACGGACAGAAATGGCTTATGTTTCAAGAGATGGATTCCAGCAGGAGCTCATCGGGTGGCATCGGGGGGATTTCCATGCTGTTTATTCGGCCAAAGAACTTAGGAAGGGACCAAAACTTAAAGCGTGGAAGATTTCTCTTCTTCATGCGAATGTCATGGCCGGTTTCGGTGATGGAGAGGTTGCTCCCGCGGCGTGTGAACCGAGCCCGCAGGGCGGCACAGCTGTGGCGCAGCAGCTGGTCCTGGAACTCGGAGGTCATGAAGTAGTAGAGGACAGGATCCAGGCAGCAGTTGAGGCTCGCCAGGCAGAGGGAGATGGGGTGGAAGCGGAGCGTGCTCCTGTGGACGGCGCAGTCCTGGATGATGTTCTCTATCACCATCATGAAGAAAGGGAAGTTGATGTGGTAGGGGGTGAAGCAGATGAAGAAGACGGCCGCGCACATCAAGACCATGCGCAGAGCCTTCTGCTTCTCGCTGGTGTTTTGCAGTTGGGTTGGACACTCCCGCAGGGACTGCCACATCTTCCAAGTGCAGCAAGCAATGACGCCGAAGGGGATGCCGAACCCAAACAGCTCGGCCACCGTCACCATCGCAATGGAGGCTCCCGGGCTCAGCTGCTTCACCCCCAGGTCTGAGAAGCATGTGTTTGTGCTTTTGGACAAGGCTGGGCTCCTCACCACGAGCAGGGGGAAGCACGCTGCCCCCACAAAGAGCCAGATGGCAGCGCTGATGGCCGCATCGTACCGCCGCTTCCAGTCCTTGGCTttgaagggatggaggaggaagaggtacCTCTGGATGCTGATGCAGGTGAGGAAGCAAATGCTGGCATACATGTTGAGATACTTCAGGTAGAAGCACACCTGACAAAGAAAGTTTCCAAATGGCCAGGTGTGGTTTATGTAGTAATACATCCGTAAGGGCAGTGAGAGGACGTGAGCCAGGTCGGCCACGGCCAGGTTGATCATGAAGATGATGGCTTTGCTCTTCTTGCTGATGAAGCGGCACAGGACCCACAGGGCAGCGCTGTTTGCCAGGAGGCCGGGGATGAAAATGATGGTGTAGGTGGTTGCATACAGGGTGGACTGGAAGGACATCTGGGGATCGGTACAGTTCCCAGAGGACACGTTGGTCTCCATCTCAGCTGAGTCTCTTTGCTCATGGGGCAACTAAGGTGGGCAGAGGGTTTCTGTCAGGAGTAAAACCAGATGATGTAAAGCCAAAAACTTCCCAGTATTTCCCCACATGGAGTAAAAGTGCTTCAGTACAGAAGAATAAGTTGCGTGTAGGTGTGTGtacagtgtgtgtgtgcaggtgtgtgtcCAaggtgggatgtgtgtgtgttggggagggTGCAGAGGTGCAGATCCAGACCCCGCTTACAGGCAGTGATCCTGGGCATCTTCCACCCAGCTCCTTTCAGATGTGCTCTGCAGGATTTCAGACCCTGCCACCCCCTAAAGTGATGCCACAATTACAGTGACATCGCAGTTGAGCTCCGTAGCGTTAATCTCTTTATTGCCAATGCCAAAGAGCTGCTTCGACTCCTCAGGGTTTTTCAAGACCACTTTTATTGCTTATAGTTTTCTGTCAAACCCCCATCAAATTAGCGCTCTCTGATATGTCTACAAGCTATTTCGGTCGGACTGTAAATAAATAGGGACTTTAAATGGGTCTAGACGCAGTCCTTTTGAATCTGTGCAGTGGTCTGATGTGAATCGGCAGCGAGGGCAATAATTAGCATCAGCAAACGATGGTGCTGGCAGGCAGCCGACCCGAGCGGAGCCCAGAGGGAGAGGTGCAGACAGATCTATCAGGGCTCTGGCTCCAGATTTAAGGCTGGATTTATAAGCTAATAGCTGGCCGAACACACGCCAGTTGCTCTGCTGGTCCTGCTAACCCAATTCCGGCACTCATGGCACATTGTGCAGACATCATGTTGTAGCAACAGAAATTATCCTCCAGCAACAGTTCAGGACGTGAAGGAAGATAAATACATCTACCTTTTAGTTAGGGCAGAAATTCTTTTCATCTATTTACCCATTTCACCTCGGCCAGCCAGCGCTGAGGGTATTAGTGGGTCACGGGGAGTTCACAGGTACTCGTGCAGCTCTCTGAAGAGGTGATGGATTTTGCCATCTGTGAGCACAACACCCAGGGAAATGGTCTGTTTTTTCAGGAAGAAGGGATTCGGCACCAGCAGGTTACAAACCCAGGGCCTGGAGCATCGTTTACAACAAAACAGGGTAATTTTCCCCTTGGAAACGGAGCCTGTAGCTGCCTGCAAGGTGTCGCGCAGCCTGCGCTTCCCGTTTGGGAGAGCagagcctgctctggcagagcCCTGAGCACCTCTTGCTGTGGCCACCGAGCCCATTGACAGTGGCATTTAATTAAGAAGCAGCCAGCGGTGCTGTTTCCCGCAAGGACCGGTTTCTAAAAGGTAATCGCTTATGGTGGGGACCGGGCTTCTGTGCAGAGCCTGGTATTGCTTTGAGGCGTGGGATGAAGGCTCCTCtaccctgctcctcctcacctAGGCAGCTCTTCAGGGGGGTTGTCACATTTCCAGTTTCAGGAGGAAtgttatatgtatatttatataaaatatatagccAGCAGCCTGCAATACAGGAAGGGTGGGAGCATTTACCCACATTTCTGTGCCCATGCAGGGCTTATGTCCTGGTTTCTGAACCAAGCCCTTGCCAAATTCTCTTCTCCCATTGCTGATTCTCCAGGGTTTTGGCCACAAAGGAGCGAGGCTGAAGCAGAgcctgggctgtggggctggggcaccTTTTGGCTGCTGACTCTCCTTGAGCCAGCAGCCCCGGGTCAGTGGCTTCCGATTTCTCCATCGAGCCAGGACAAGGCAGGGGAGTGGGGACATCTGTCACCTCCCCACGGGGACAGCAGGAAACCAAC
Proteins encoded:
- the LOC141464721 gene encoding putative P2Y purinoceptor 10, producing METNVSSGNCTDPQMSFQSTLYATTYTIIFIPGLLANSAALWVLCRFISKKSKAIIFMINLAVADLAHVLSLPLRMYYYINHTWPFGNFLCQVCFYLKYLNMYASICFLTCISIQRYLFLLHPFKAKDWKRRYDAAISAAIWLFVGAACFPLLVVRSPALSKSTNTCFSDLGVKQLSPGASIAMVTVAELFGFGIPFGVIACCTWKMWQSLRECPTQLQNTSEKQKALRMVLMCAAVFFICFTPYHINFPFFMMVIENIIQDCAVHRSTLRFHPISLCLASLNCCLDPVLYYFMTSEFQDQLLRHSCAALRARFTRRGSNLSITETGHDIRMKKRNLPRFKFWSLPKFFGRINSMEIPPMPPDELLLESIS